Proteins from one Melospiza melodia melodia isolate bMelMel2 chromosome 18, bMelMel2.pri, whole genome shotgun sequence genomic window:
- the SEPTIN12 gene encoding septin-12 isoform X1: protein MEPPAVPEQEEEEEEEEEGAVPLSMAPGPVGCQLFGYVGIEAVLDQMKIKTMKTGFEFNIMVVGQSGLGKSTMVNTLFKSKVSRKSSQPGQEERIPKTVQLQSITHIIQEKGVKMKLTVTDTPGFGDQINNDNCWDPIIKYINEQYERYLREEILITRKRKIPDTRVHGCVYFVPPTGHWLRPLDLEFMRRLSKIVNVVPVIAKADTLTLEERAEFKQRIQEDLRTHAISVYPQEDFDQDPEDRALNNRIREKIPFAVVGADQEHQVNGKRVLGRKTKWGIIEVENPAHCEFPLLQDLLIRSHLQDLKDITHNVHYESYRVRRLNESNRPGLGPLNGLPAKGEASSHL, encoded by the exons ATGGAGCCGCCGGCCGTgccggagcaggaggaggaggaggaggaggaggaggagggggcggTGCCCCTCTCCATGGCGCCCGGCCCCGTGGGCTGCCAGCTCTTCGGATACGTGGGAATCGAAGCCGTGCTCGACCAGATGAAAATCAAAACCATGAAGACAGGCTTTGAGTTCAACATCATGGTTGTGG GGCAGAGCGGGCTGGGGAAGTCCACGATGGTGAACACCCTCTTCAAGTCCAAGGTGAGCCGCAAGTCCTCGCAGCCCGGCCAGGAGGAACGCATTCCCAAAACTGTGCAGCTGCAGTCCATCACCCACA TCATCcaggagaagggggtgaagatGAAGCTGACGGTGACCGACACGCCAGGCTTTGGGGACCAGATCAACAATGACAACTG CTGGGACCCCATCATCAAATACATCAACGAGCAGTACGAGAGGTACCTGCGGGAGGAGATCCTCATCACCCGCAAGAGGAAGATCCCGGACACCCGAGTCCATGGATGTGTCTACTTTGTGCCCCCCACAGGTCACTG GCTGCGCCCGCTGGACCTGGAGTTCATGCGGCGGCTCAGCAAGATCGTCAACGTGGTGCCGGTGATCGCCAAGGCCGACACGCTCACCCTGGAGGAACGGGCAGAATTCAAGCAGAGG atCCAGGAGGACCTGAGGACCCACGCCATCAGCGTGTACCCGCAGGAGGACTTCGACCAGGACCCCGAGGACAGGGCACTGAACAACAGGATTCGT GAGAAGATTCCCTTCGCCGTGGTGGGGGCAGACCAGGAGCACCAGGTGAATGGCAAGCGGGTGCTGGGCCGCAAGACCAAGTGGGGCATCATCGAAG TGGAGAACCCGGCCCACTGCGAGTTCCCCCTGCTGCAGGACCTGCTGatccg GTCACACCTGCAGGACCTGAAGGACATCACCCACAACGTCCACTACGAGAGTTACCGCGTGCGGCGGCTGAACGAGAGCAACCGGCCGGGGCTGGGCCCCCTCAACGGGCTGCCCGCCAAGGGCGAGGCCAGCAGCCACCTCTGA
- the LOC134426336 gene encoding myeloid-associated differentiation marker homolog, whose amino-acid sequence MATLNLRALTSWVGIARLLAVVLSCLSFSLVASTGDFWGPYGTWCMFTWCFCFAVTLLVLLLELLELYPLLPLSWDDFTSAFSMLAALMVFTSSVVFPATFIKSPCSSSQCARQAVATTSSCLCFVAYALEVSLTRAKPGDISSFLSTVPGLLKVFEAYVACLIFSLLDTGEYTRRSGLMWCVAVYSLCFIFTLLIIIFTIGRCLTYIPCPLEKVLVGYNALALLMYLTAMVVWPLYSLGGRGRPDPCGPNCPWNKNLGITFLTIFNLIAYLVDLVYSTRMVFFRAPP is encoded by the coding sequence ATGGCCACGCTGAACCTGCGCGCCCTCACCTCCTGGGTGGGCATCGCCCGCCTCCTCGCCGTGGTGCTGTCCTGCCTCTCCTTCAGCCTGGTGGCCTCCACCGGGGACTTCTGGGGTCCCTACGGGACGTGGTGCATGTTCACCTGGTGCTTCTGCTTCGCCGTGacgctgctggtgctgctgctggagctgctggagctctaCCCGCTGCTGCCGCTCTCCTGGGATGACTTCACCTCGGCTTTCTCCATGCTGGCCGCTCTGATGGTCTTCACCTCCTCGGTGGTGTTCCCTGCCACGTTCATcaagagcccctgcagcagcagccagtgtGCCCGGCAGGCCGTGGccaccacctcctcctgcctctgcttcGTCGCCTACGCCCTCGAGGTGTCGCTGACCCGCGCCAAGCCCGGCGACATCAGCAGCTTCCTCTCCACCGTGCCCGGGCTCCTCAAGGTCTTTGAAGCCTACGTGGCTTGCCTGATCTTCTCCCTGCTGGACACGGGTGAATACACAAGGCGATCTGGCCTGATGTGGTGCGTGGCTGTCTACTCGCTCTGCTTCATCTTCACCCTCCTCATCATCATCTTCACCATCGGCCGCTGCCTCACCTACATCCCCTGCCCGCTGGAGAAGGTGCTGGTGGGCTACAACGCGCTGGCCCTGCTGATGTACCTCACTGCCATGGTCGTGTGGCCCCTCTACAGCTtggggggccggggccgccccgaTCCCTGCGGCCCGAACTGCCCGTGGAACAAGAACCTGGGGATCACCTTCCTCACCATCTTCAACCTCATCGCCTACTTGGTGGACCTGGTCTACTCCACCAGGATGGTTTTCTTCAGGGCGCCTCCCTAA
- the LOC134426339 gene encoding cytoplasmic phosphatidylinositol transfer protein 1-like isoform X1: MLTRPRLRLSPRCPPCPWHPARGATMLVKEYRICMPLTTEEYRVGQLYTISKHSHQESEKGEGVEVVKNEPHEDPVHGPGQFTEKRVHLSSKLPSWARAVTPRIFYITEKAWNYYPYTITEYTCSFLPKFSIYIETKYEDNCGDSENIFHSDKILGDHEVSFLDIAFDEIPERYYRSLEDPRFFSSAKTGRGPLREGWRQHTKPIMCSYKLVSVKFEVWGLQTRVEQFVHKVIRDILLIGHRQAFAWVDEWCGMTMEEVRRYEQETQEATNELIGLVPPAISVSEVGQPTATHSAPASAPSTPLSDEAPEFLAPPKTRPRKKSAPETLTLPALRERAGAE, translated from the exons ATGCTCACT CGCCCACGCCTCCGCCTGAGCCCGCGCTGCCCGCCGTGCCCGTGGCACCCCGCCCGAGGTGCCACCATGCTGGTCAAGGAGTACCGCATCTGCATGCCGCTCACCACCGAGGAG TACCGCGTGGGGCAGCTCTACACCATCAgcaagcacagccaccaggagagCGAGAAGGGCGAGGGCGTGGAGGTGGTGAAGAACGAGCCCCACGAGGACCCCGTGCACGGCCCCGGGCAGTTCACGGAGAAGCGAGTGCACCTCTCCAG CAAACTGCCAAGCTGGGCACGGGCAGTGACCCCCCGCATCTTCTACATCACCGAGAAGGCCTGGAACTACTACCCCTACACCATCACAG AGTACACG tgctccttcctgcccaagttcTCCATCTACATCGAGACCAAGTACGAGGACAACTGCGGGGACAGCGAGAAT atCTTCCACAGTGACAAAATCCTTGGTGACCACGAGGTCTCTTTCCTGGACATCGCCTTCGATGAGATCCCTGAGCGCTACTACCGCAGCCTGGAG gacccccgttTCTTCAGCTCGGCCAAGACGGGCCGGGGGCCGCTGCGGGAGGGCTGGCGCCAGCACACCAAGCCCATCATGTGCTCCTACAAACTGGTGAGCGTCAAGTTCGAGGTGTGGGGGCTGCAGACACGCGTGGAGCAGTTCGTGCACAAG GTGATCCGGGACATCCTGCTGATCGGGCACCGGCAGGCTTTCGCCTGGGTGGACGAGTGGTGCG GGATGACCATGGAGGAGGTGCGGCGCTACGAGCAGGAGACGCAGGAGGCCACCAACGAGCTCATCGGCCTGGTGCCACCGGCCATCTCGGTCAGCGAGGTGGGGCAGCCCACGGCCACGCACTCGGCCCCTGCCAGCGCCCCCTCCACCCCCCTCAGCGACGAGGCCCCCGAGTTCCTGGCTCCCCCCAAGACTCGCCCAAGGAAGAAGTCGGCTCCGGAGACCCTGACGCTGCCCGCGCTGCGGGAACGCGCTGGCGCCGAGTGA
- the LOC134426339 gene encoding cytoplasmic phosphatidylinositol transfer protein 1-like isoform X2: MLVKEYRICMPLTTEEYRVGQLYTISKHSHQESEKGEGVEVVKNEPHEDPVHGPGQFTEKRVHLSSKLPSWARAVTPRIFYITEKAWNYYPYTITEYTCSFLPKFSIYIETKYEDNCGDSENIFHSDKILGDHEVSFLDIAFDEIPERYYRSLEDPRFFSSAKTGRGPLREGWRQHTKPIMCSYKLVSVKFEVWGLQTRVEQFVHKVIRDILLIGHRQAFAWVDEWCGMTMEEVRRYEQETQEATNELIGLVPPAISVSEVGQPTATHSAPASAPSTPLSDEAPEFLAPPKTRPRKKSAPETLTLPALRERAGAE; encoded by the exons ATGCTGGTCAAGGAGTACCGCATCTGCATGCCGCTCACCACCGAGGAG TACCGCGTGGGGCAGCTCTACACCATCAgcaagcacagccaccaggagagCGAGAAGGGCGAGGGCGTGGAGGTGGTGAAGAACGAGCCCCACGAGGACCCCGTGCACGGCCCCGGGCAGTTCACGGAGAAGCGAGTGCACCTCTCCAG CAAACTGCCAAGCTGGGCACGGGCAGTGACCCCCCGCATCTTCTACATCACCGAGAAGGCCTGGAACTACTACCCCTACACCATCACAG AGTACACG tgctccttcctgcccaagttcTCCATCTACATCGAGACCAAGTACGAGGACAACTGCGGGGACAGCGAGAAT atCTTCCACAGTGACAAAATCCTTGGTGACCACGAGGTCTCTTTCCTGGACATCGCCTTCGATGAGATCCCTGAGCGCTACTACCGCAGCCTGGAG gacccccgttTCTTCAGCTCGGCCAAGACGGGCCGGGGGCCGCTGCGGGAGGGCTGGCGCCAGCACACCAAGCCCATCATGTGCTCCTACAAACTGGTGAGCGTCAAGTTCGAGGTGTGGGGGCTGCAGACACGCGTGGAGCAGTTCGTGCACAAG GTGATCCGGGACATCCTGCTGATCGGGCACCGGCAGGCTTTCGCCTGGGTGGACGAGTGGTGCG GGATGACCATGGAGGAGGTGCGGCGCTACGAGCAGGAGACGCAGGAGGCCACCAACGAGCTCATCGGCCTGGTGCCACCGGCCATCTCGGTCAGCGAGGTGGGGCAGCCCACGGCCACGCACTCGGCCCCTGCCAGCGCCCCCTCCACCCCCCTCAGCGACGAGGCCCCCGAGTTCCTGGCTCCCCCCAAGACTCGCCCAAGGAAGAAGTCGGCTCCGGAGACCCTGACGCTGCCCGCGCTGCGGGAACGCGCTGGCGCCGAGTGA
- the MSS51 gene encoding putative protein MSS51 homolog, mitochondrial — protein MAGGRRRGGHGRRGGPRQHPGTPGAASSPAPLSLAAAPAQPNAGAAPKTGRSKKAPEEPAARAPDVDSLGFQAMDRNVPGLSHVILQKLNMKSYEDYKSAMDGRKSGSDFGIRTYFDMFQKMEDTFKFCVECKKLPDALPDPKSLRRCKRCQNVYYCGVACQRANWPLHKKFCKKLKLVALDRLVEWLIFTGDIPFPTDTWTKPARDVKGWEDWFSMQEQLEEKLGAIVAGRYMTLLWANAGKPRPEDAELRESIRRLVTDFHSRPLTIGLGLRLFGIDPLTRPLTVHVVGASHVETLNTRLTDYDELTRMFPGHQGVEMVMVGVDVVDGPIMRPPLTTLAPRGKVYLSSYKGLYHDFWESYVETKLAAPPDLVVGFHPGFHACPDLLAGWLPTLLLLRDYRLPVLFTVYSEQELKASLQILVELEMHIVGYASNPFASLRPEQVYSSPNKPPVYCSSHYIALLGAEAVPGAEELEDDDGWQGGEPSAAAVAGGIAPGLG, from the exons ATGGCGGGCGGGAGGCGCCGTGGGGGCCACGGGCGGCGCGGGGGACCCCGGCagcaccccgggacccccggagCGGCCTCCTCGCCCGCACCTCTCTCTCTTGCAGCCGCCCCGGCCCAGCCAAACGCAGGCGCTGCCCCTAAAACCGGCCGCTCCAAGAAGGCCCCGGAGGAGCCAGCGGCGAGGGCTCCAGACGTGGACTCGCTGGGCTTCCAGGCCATGGACCGCAACGTGCCGGGGCTGTCCCACGTCATCCTGCAGAAGCTCAACATGAAGAGCTATGAGGACTACAA ATCTGCTATGGATGGGAGGAAGAGCGGCAGCGATTTTGGCATCCGGACGTATTTTGACATGTTCCAGAAGATGGAAGACACCTTCAAGTTTTGTGTTGAGTGCAAGAAGCTCCCTGATGCCCTCCCGGACCCCAAGAGCCTCCGGCGTTGCAAGAG gtgccaaAATGTGTACTACTGCGGCGTGGCGTGCCAGCGTGCCAACTGGCCGCTGCACAAGAAGTTCTGCAAGAAGCTGAAGCTGGTGGCACTGGACCGGCTGGTGGAGTGGCTCATCTTCACAG GAGACATCCCCTTTCCCACGGACACCTGGACAAAACCTGCCCGGGACGTGAAGGGCTGGGAGGACTGGTTctccatgcaggagcagctggaggagaagCTGGGTGCCATCGTGGCCGGGCGCTACATGACCCTGCTGTGGGCCAACGCCGGGAAGCCGCGGCCGGAGGACGCGGAGCTGCGGGAATCCATCCGGCGCTTGGTCACTGACTTCCACTCGCGCCCGCTCACCATTGGCCTGGGACTGCGGCTCTTCGGCATCGACCCCCTCACCAGGCCCCTCACCGTGCACGTGGTGGGGGCTTCCCACGTGGAGACCCTCAACACGCGCCTGACGGACTACGATGAGCTGACACGCATGTTCCCGGGGCACCAGGGCGTGGAGATGGTCATGGTGGGCGTGGACGTGGTGGACGGACCCATCATGAGGCCACCCCTGACCACGCTGGCGCCCCGGGGAAAAGTCTATCTCAGCAGCTACAAGGGGCTCTACCACGACTTCTGGGAAAGCTACGTGGAGACCAAACTGGCTGCCCCTCCTGACCTGGTGGTGGGCTTTCACCCAG GTTTCCATGCCTGCCCAGACCTGCTGGCGGGctggctgcccaccctgctgctgctgcgggactATCGCCTGCCCGTGCTCTTCACCGTGTACAG TGAGCAGGAGCTGAAGGCCTCCCTGCAGATCCTGGTGGAGCTGGAGATGCACATTGTGGGTTATGCCAGCAACCCCTTTGCCTCCCTGCGGCCCGAGCAGGTCTACTCGAGCCCCAACAAACCCCCCGTCTACTGCAGCTCCCACTACATcgccctgctgggagcagaggctgtgccaggggctgaggagctggaggatgatgatggctggcagggaggagagcccagtgctgctgctgtggctgggggcattgccccagggctgggctga